In Cyanobium sp. AMD-g, one genomic interval encodes:
- the kdpA gene encoding potassium-transporting ATPase subunit KdpA codes for MLPWFLAALTLVVAVLTAFPLGRHLWQVFDDRPQPAWDPWLLPLETGLLRWIGDRGQPAATAWAYLQPFLVANACFGGLTFLLLAFQPAWLNPLGWPGLRWDLALHTTLSFLTNTDQQHLVPEQSLGTFAQLGVIQFLMFVSAASGLAVGFAVIRGLCGLPLGNFHRQLVRSLTRVLIPGSLLLAVLLLFCGVPMTLAEPLRVTTLEGGSQLLIRGPVALFEAIKQLGENGGGFYGANSAHPFENPNGLTNLVSTWAMVAIPAASIDAFGRFLGNRRQSTLLLLLVTALIAVGAAVAMAAEQGGNPALASWISGPNLEGKELRFGAGLTAFWAVLTTGSMTGAVNGAMDSLLPLSNLVALFNLFLQVLFGGQGTGIAYLLVFMVLAVFLTGLMVGRTPEFLGRKVEKAEVVWSSLILLIHPVFVLLPAALTMAGATDLAGISNPGPHGISQVVYEYASAAANNGSGMEGLGDGSAWWNLSTSLSLLGGRYLPIAALVLLADGYARKPALPPGPGTLATDTGLFTGVLAVVLLILGALTFFPVLALGPIADAMVFAG; via the coding sequence ATGCTCCCCTGGTTTCTGGCCGCCCTCACCCTGGTGGTGGCGGTGCTGACGGCCTTTCCCCTGGGACGGCACCTCTGGCAGGTCTTCGACGACCGCCCCCAGCCCGCCTGGGACCCCTGGCTACTGCCGCTGGAAACGGGGCTGCTGCGCTGGATCGGCGACCGGGGCCAGCCGGCGGCCACGGCCTGGGCCTACCTGCAGCCGTTCCTGGTCGCCAACGCCTGCTTCGGCGGCCTGACCTTCCTGCTGCTGGCCTTCCAGCCCGCCTGGCTCAATCCCCTCGGCTGGCCCGGCCTGCGCTGGGATCTGGCCCTGCACACCACCCTCTCCTTCCTCACCAACACCGACCAGCAGCACCTCGTCCCCGAGCAGAGCCTGGGCACCTTCGCCCAGCTGGGGGTGATCCAGTTCCTGATGTTCGTCTCGGCGGCCAGCGGCCTGGCGGTGGGCTTCGCGGTGATCCGGGGCCTGTGCGGCCTGCCGCTGGGCAACTTCCATCGCCAGCTGGTCCGCTCCCTCACCCGGGTCCTGATCCCCGGCAGCCTGCTGCTCGCCGTGCTGCTGCTGTTCTGCGGCGTGCCGATGACCCTGGCCGAGCCCCTGCGGGTCACCACCCTGGAGGGGGGCAGCCAGCTGCTGATCCGTGGCCCGGTGGCGCTGTTCGAGGCGATCAAGCAACTGGGCGAGAACGGTGGCGGCTTCTACGGTGCCAACTCCGCCCACCCCTTCGAGAACCCCAACGGACTGACCAACCTGGTGAGCACCTGGGCGATGGTGGCTATCCCGGCCGCCAGCATCGACGCCTTCGGGCGCTTTCTCGGTAACCGGCGCCAGAGCACCCTGTTGCTGCTGCTGGTCACGGCGCTGATCGCCGTGGGAGCCGCCGTGGCGATGGCGGCCGAGCAGGGGGGCAACCCGGCCCTGGCCTCCTGGATCAGCGGCCCGAACCTGGAGGGCAAGGAGCTGCGCTTCGGGGCAGGCCTGACGGCGTTCTGGGCCGTGCTCACCACCGGCTCAATGACGGGGGCCGTCAACGGCGCCATGGATTCGCTGCTGCCGCTCTCCAACCTGGTGGCCCTGTTCAACCTGTTCCTGCAGGTGCTGTTCGGCGGCCAGGGCACCGGCATCGCCTACCTGCTGGTGTTCATGGTGCTGGCGGTGTTCCTCACCGGACTGATGGTGGGCCGGACCCCGGAGTTCCTCGGCCGCAAGGTGGAGAAGGCGGAGGTGGTGTGGAGCAGCCTGATCCTGCTGATCCATCCGGTGTTCGTGCTGCTGCCCGCGGCTCTCACCATGGCCGGGGCCACGGACCTGGCGGGGATCAGCAACCCCGGGCCCCACGGCATCAGCCAGGTGGTCTACGAGTACGCCTCGGCGGCGGCCAACAACGGCAGCGGCATGGAGGGCCTGGGGGACGGCAGCGCCTGGTGGAACCTCAGCACCAGCCTCAGCCTGCTGGGCGGCCGCTACCTGCCGATCGCCGCCCTGGTGCTGCTCGCCGACGGCTACGCCCGCAAGCCGGCCCTGCCGCCGGGTCCGGGCACCCTCGCCACCGACACCGGCCTGTTCACGGGGGTGCTGGCGGTGGTGCTGCTGATCCTGGGCGCCCTCACCTTCTTCCCCGTGCTCGCCCTCGGCCCGATCGCCGACGCCATGGTCTTCGCGGGCTGA
- the kdpB gene encoding potassium-transporting ATPase subunit KdpB, whose amino-acid sequence MTSLPARTLFPRMPRGRRDQRRYTPRPRQKGLVRLAALQAFVKLDPRIALRNPVMFVVWCGTVVCLLATVRPDLFGDGAEDSGRLFNGLVSLTLLATLLFANFAEALAEGRGKAQADALRRTQARTQARLLDPAGGERLVDSSTLRKGDVVLVSAGDTIPADGEVIEGVASVDESAITGESAPVLKEAGSDVASSVTGGTRILSDQLTIRISADPGKGFIDRMIALVEGAERTKTPNEIALTVLLAVLTQVFLIAVATLPPLASYLKEPTPVVTLVALLVALIPTTIGGLLSAIGIAGMDRVAQFNVIATSGRAVEACGDINTLVLDKTGTITLGNRLAEEFLPVGGHREAELAEVALAASCFDQTPEGRSIVRLAEQRGAVLPFAAERATGLDFSARTRMSGSDDPAGIEFRKGAVDAIKGFVRSRGGTVPDDLDGAYEQVSRLGGTPLAACRGNAILGVIYLKDIIKPGIRERFDQLRRMGIRTVMLTGDNPITAGVIAREAGVDDFIAEATPEDKIAVIDREQKLGKLVAMTGDGSNDAPALAQANVGVAMNSGTQAAKEAANMVDLDSDPTKLIDIVTIGKQLLITRGALTTFSLANDVAKYFAILPALFAGVGLGPLNLMGLASPQSAILSAMVFNALIIPALVPLALKGVEFRPLSADQLLRRNLLLYGLGGVITPFVGIKAIDLAIDALGLL is encoded by the coding sequence ATGACCTCCCTGCCGGCCCGCACGCTCTTTCCCCGCATGCCGCGGGGCCGCCGCGACCAGCGGCGCTACACACCACGGCCCCGCCAGAAGGGGCTGGTGCGCCTCGCCGCCCTGCAGGCGTTCGTGAAGCTCGATCCCCGCATCGCCCTGCGCAATCCGGTGATGTTCGTGGTCTGGTGCGGCACGGTCGTCTGCCTGCTGGCCACCGTGAGGCCGGATCTGTTCGGCGACGGGGCCGAAGACAGCGGCCGGCTGTTCAACGGCCTGGTGAGCCTCACCCTGCTGGCGACGCTGCTGTTCGCCAATTTTGCCGAGGCCCTGGCGGAGGGCCGCGGCAAAGCCCAGGCCGATGCCCTGCGCCGCACCCAGGCCCGCACCCAGGCCCGGCTGCTCGATCCGGCCGGCGGCGAACGGCTGGTGGATTCCTCCACCCTGCGCAAGGGCGACGTGGTGCTGGTGAGCGCCGGGGACACGATCCCGGCCGATGGCGAGGTGATCGAGGGGGTGGCCTCGGTGGATGAATCGGCGATCACCGGTGAATCGGCACCGGTGCTCAAGGAGGCCGGCTCCGACGTGGCCAGCTCGGTGACGGGCGGCACCCGGATCCTCTCCGACCAGCTCACCATCCGCATCAGTGCCGATCCGGGCAAGGGCTTCATCGACCGAATGATCGCCCTGGTGGAGGGGGCCGAACGCACCAAGACCCCCAATGAGATCGCCCTGACGGTGCTGCTGGCGGTGCTGACCCAGGTGTTCCTGATCGCCGTGGCCACCCTGCCGCCCCTGGCCTCGTACCTCAAGGAACCCACCCCGGTGGTCACCCTGGTGGCGCTGCTGGTGGCCCTGATCCCCACCACCATCGGCGGCCTGCTGTCGGCCATCGGCATCGCCGGCATGGACCGGGTGGCCCAGTTCAACGTGATCGCCACCTCAGGGAGGGCCGTGGAAGCCTGCGGCGACATCAACACCCTGGTGCTCGACAAGACCGGCACCATCACCCTCGGCAACCGGCTGGCGGAGGAGTTCCTGCCGGTGGGGGGCCACCGGGAGGCGGAGCTGGCGGAGGTGGCCCTGGCGGCCAGCTGCTTCGACCAGACCCCCGAAGGCCGATCGATCGTGCGGCTGGCGGAGCAGCGCGGTGCCGTCCTGCCCTTCGCGGCGGAGCGGGCCACGGGCCTCGATTTCTCCGCCCGCACCCGCATGAGCGGCAGCGACGACCCCGCCGGGATCGAATTCCGCAAGGGGGCGGTGGATGCCATCAAGGGGTTCGTGCGCTCCCGCGGCGGCACGGTGCCGGACGACCTCGACGGGGCCTACGAGCAGGTGTCGCGGCTGGGCGGCACACCCCTGGCGGCCTGCCGCGGCAACGCCATCCTGGGGGTCATCTACCTGAAGGACATCATCAAGCCGGGCATCCGCGAGCGGTTCGATCAGCTGCGGCGCATGGGCATCCGCACCGTGATGCTCACCGGCGACAACCCGATCACCGCCGGGGTGATCGCCCGGGAGGCCGGCGTCGACGACTTCATCGCCGAGGCCACCCCCGAGGACAAGATCGCCGTGATCGACCGGGAGCAGAAGCTCGGCAAGCTCGTGGCCATGACCGGCGACGGCTCCAACGATGCCCCGGCCCTGGCCCAGGCCAACGTGGGCGTGGCGATGAACTCCGGCACCCAGGCCGCCAAGGAGGCGGCGAACATGGTGGATCTGGACAGCGATCCCACCAAACTCATCGACATCGTGACGATCGGCAAGCAGCTGCTGATCACCCGCGGCGCCCTGACCACCTTCTCCCTGGCCAACGACGTGGCCAAGTACTTCGCGATCCTGCCGGCCTTGTTCGCCGGGGTGGGGCTGGGGCCGCTCAACCTGATGGGGCTGGCCAGTCCCCAGTCGGCGATCCTCTCGGCGATGGTGTTCAACGCCCTGATCATCCCGGCCCTGGTGCCCCTGGCCCTGAAGGGGGTGGAGTTCCGGCCCCTCAGCGCCGACCAGCTGCTGCGGCGCAACCTGCTGCTCTACGGCCTGGGGGGCGTGATCACCCCCTTCGTGGGCATCAAGGCGATCGATCTGGCGATCGACGCCCTGGGCCTCCTCTGA
- a CDS encoding potassium-transporting ATPase subunit F, with product MDLLKRPLFWLPLLLAAGTVLLAPLQRGRLDSLQSHALALLISVTLALSAYLFTAMVRPEKF from the coding sequence ATGGATCTGCTCAAGCGACCGCTGTTCTGGCTGCCCCTGCTGCTCGCCGCCGGCACCGTGCTGCTCGCCCCCCTGCAGCGGGGCCGCCTGGACAGCCTCCAGAGCCATGCCCTGGCCCTGCTGATCAGCGTCACCCTGGCCCTCTCGGCCTATCTGTTCACCGCCATGGTCCGCCCGGAGAAATTCTGA
- the kdpC gene encoding K(+)-transporting ATPase subunit C: MNALSRLGQGLRLTLVLWLLTVVVITLPMLGLARLVAPQQAEGSLVRAGGRVVGSSLVGQAFTGDRYLQGRPSAVAYGSGDPPSSGPSNLAPGNPDLARRVAAEAAAWASRGVARPAADLLTSSGSGLDPDISLEAARQQLARIAVARRLPPERLEALLQRQTHRPLLGLARPPLVNVLAFNLALDQLVP, from the coding sequence ATGAACGCCCTTTCCCGCCTTGGCCAGGGGCTGCGCCTCACCCTGGTGCTCTGGCTGCTCACCGTTGTGGTGATCACCCTGCCCATGCTGGGCCTGGCCCGCCTCGTCGCCCCCCAGCAGGCCGAGGGCAGCCTGGTGCGTGCCGGCGGCCGGGTGGTGGGATCGTCCCTGGTCGGGCAGGCCTTCACGGGCGATCGCTACCTGCAGGGCCGGCCCAGTGCCGTGGCCTATGGCAGCGGCGATCCGCCCAGCTCCGGCCCCAGCAACCTGGCCCCGGGCAACCCCGATCTGGCCCGGCGGGTGGCGGCGGAGGCCGCCGCCTGGGCCTCCCGGGGTGTGGCCAGGCCCGCGGCCGATCTGCTCACCAGCTCCGGTTCGGGCCTCGACCCCGACATCAGTCTCGAGGCCGCCCGGCAACAGCTGGCGCGCATCGCCGTCGCCCGGCGGCTGCCGCCCGAGCGGCTGGAGGCCTTGCTGCAACGGCAGACCCACCGGCCGCTGCTGGGCCTGGCGAGGCCACCGCTGGTGAACGTGCTGGCCTTCAATCTCGCCCTCGATCAGCTGGTTCCTTGA
- a CDS encoding sensor histidine kinase KdpD, which produces MIRSSRGRGRHKVFIGMAPGVGKTCRMLQEGRELLQQGVDVVIGLLETHGRQETIRQAEGLEQVPRKQLLYQDVALEELDVAAVLQRRPQLVLVDELAHTNIPGSERKKRWQDVEALLLSGLDVYSTLNIQHLESLNDLVAGLTGVVVRERTPNRVLEQADEVVLVDVTPETLQERLKEGKVYAPEKVDQALANFFQRRHLVALRELSLREVADRVEEEEPTASGLRERVMVCLSTYPSALRLLRRAARLASTMDAPLLALTIQDPGRFLSKEDSMMLERCATLCQDVGGTFLRIESADVLGTIAQVARERRITQIVLGQTLRSRWQVLVRRPISERLQQQLRGLSIDLHLISDSTSAGHSEGP; this is translated from the coding sequence TTGATCCGCTCCAGCCGCGGCCGCGGCCGCCACAAGGTGTTCATCGGCATGGCCCCCGGCGTGGGCAAGACCTGTCGCATGCTCCAGGAGGGACGGGAGCTCCTCCAGCAGGGCGTCGACGTGGTGATCGGCCTGCTGGAAACCCACGGCCGGCAGGAAACCATCCGCCAGGCCGAGGGACTCGAGCAGGTGCCGCGGAAACAACTGCTGTATCAGGACGTGGCCCTGGAGGAGCTGGATGTAGCCGCCGTGCTGCAGCGCCGGCCCCAGCTGGTGCTGGTGGACGAGCTGGCCCACACCAACATCCCGGGCAGCGAACGCAAGAAGCGCTGGCAGGACGTGGAGGCCCTGCTGCTGTCGGGCCTGGATGTGTACTCCACCCTCAACATCCAGCACCTCGAGAGCCTCAACGACCTGGTGGCCGGGCTCACCGGGGTGGTGGTGCGCGAGCGGACTCCCAACCGGGTGCTGGAGCAGGCCGATGAGGTGGTGCTGGTGGATGTGACCCCCGAGACCCTTCAGGAGCGCCTCAAGGAGGGCAAGGTCTATGCGCCGGAGAAAGTCGACCAGGCCCTGGCCAACTTCTTCCAGCGCCGCCACCTGGTGGCCCTGCGGGAGCTGTCGCTGCGGGAGGTGGCCGACCGGGTGGAGGAGGAGGAGCCCACGGCCTCGGGCCTGCGGGAGCGGGTGATGGTGTGCCTGTCCACCTACCCCAGCGCGCTGCGGTTACTGCGGCGGGCCGCCCGCCTGGCCAGCACCATGGATGCGCCGCTGCTGGCGCTGACCATCCAGGATCCCGGCCGGTTTCTCAGCAAGGAGGACAGCATGATGCTCGAGAGATGCGCCACTCTCTGCCAGGACGTGGGCGGCACGTTCCTGCGCATCGAAAGTGCTGATGTGCTCGGCACCATCGCCCAGGTGGCTCGGGAGCGGCGCATCACCCAGATCGTGCTGGGCCAGACCCTTCGCTCCCGCTGGCAGGTCCTGGTGCGACGGCCCATCTCCGAACGGCTGCAGCAGCAGCTGCGGGGCCTCAGCATCGATCTGCATCTGATCTCCGACAGCACGTCAGCGGGCCACTCCGAAGGGCCATAA
- a CDS encoding sensor histidine kinase KdpD, giving the protein MRPPFPTENQSLFTRVGRSPGALWALTGLILLVELATPPHIVFGYLYVIPLLIGASHRNRSQALAFLGLCCALTLLNLVVPVPDPGWKAVLVDRLLVCLALTVTTFLCLNNRHLLRQQVDLEVRLAQADLRRDVIATLAHDLKTPVLGTIATARMLALEAETTAGSLLERGVAAILASQDRSLRLIEDLLRLFRADQEGLRLQPEVCDLGRLAAEAIEAVGAIARERSVTLIQRQPTGSRPLTLPGDASGLRRLLENLLLNAINHSLRGERVWIDLKRLPSQLVLTVSDRGRGFPEASLPHLFERFHQSDQEQRGSGPGLYLSRQIAEAHGGSIRASNLPSGGASLEVVLPLPESGP; this is encoded by the coding sequence ATGCGACCACCCTTCCCCACGGAAAACCAGAGCCTGTTCACCAGGGTGGGCCGATCCCCGGGGGCCCTCTGGGCGCTCACCGGTCTGATCCTGCTGGTGGAACTGGCCACACCGCCCCACATCGTGTTCGGCTACCTCTATGTGATCCCCCTGTTGATCGGGGCGTCGCACCGCAACCGGTCGCAGGCCCTCGCCTTTCTGGGGCTCTGCTGCGCGCTGACCCTGCTGAACCTGGTGGTGCCGGTGCCGGATCCCGGCTGGAAGGCCGTGCTGGTGGATCGCCTGCTGGTGTGCCTGGCCCTGACCGTGACCACCTTCCTCTGCTTGAACAACCGCCATCTGTTGCGGCAGCAGGTGGATCTGGAGGTCCGGCTGGCCCAGGCGGACCTGCGCCGGGACGTGATCGCCACCCTCGCCCACGACCTCAAGACCCCCGTACTGGGCACGATCGCCACGGCTCGGATGCTGGCCCTCGAGGCCGAGACGACGGCGGGAAGCCTGCTGGAGCGGGGCGTGGCGGCCATCCTGGCCAGCCAGGATCGGAGCCTGCGGCTGATCGAGGACCTGCTGCGCCTGTTCCGGGCCGACCAGGAGGGGCTGCGTCTGCAGCCGGAGGTGTGCGACCTGGGCCGCCTCGCCGCTGAGGCGATCGAGGCGGTGGGGGCGATTGCCCGCGAACGGTCCGTGACCCTGATTCAGAGACAACCCACGGGATCGCGGCCCCTCACCCTGCCGGGGGATGCCAGCGGTCTACGCCGGCTGCTGGAGAACCTGCTGCTCAATGCGATCAACCACAGCCTGCGGGGCGAGCGCGTCTGGATCGACCTGAAGCGGCTGCCGTCCCAGCTGGTGTTGACCGTGAGCGATCGGGGCCGGGGCTTCCCCGAAGCGAGCCTGCCGCACCTGTTTGAACGCTTCCATCAAAGCGATCAGGAGCAACGGGGCAGCGGACCCGGCCTCTACCTCTCCCGCCAGATCGCCGAAGCCCATGGGGGCAGCATCCGAGCCAGCAACCTGCCCTCGGGGGGGGCCAGCCTGGAGGTCGTGTTGCCGCTGCCGGAGTCCGGACCCTGA
- a CDS encoding response regulator: MRVLLIEDDEAFRVGIEAFLLRLPAVSAVRAVSDGEQGLEALAAAGADVVVLDIGLPGLGAWRRAGGSATTSPYRC, from the coding sequence ATGCGCGTGCTGCTGATCGAGGACGACGAGGCCTTCCGGGTGGGGATCGAAGCCTTCCTGCTGCGCCTGCCGGCGGTCAGCGCCGTCCGGGCGGTGAGCGACGGCGAGCAGGGACTGGAGGCCCTCGCGGCCGCCGGCGCCGATGTGGTGGTCCTCGACATCGGCCTGCCCGGCCTGGGGGCCTGGAGACGTGCCGGCGGATCAGCGACGACTTCGCCCTACCGGTGCTGA
- a CDS encoding response regulator transcription factor, producing the protein MLILTSQEDGCWVQRLWEAGASGYLHKAEALTRLETALASLEQGASWWDRSATQALRSRETPVDSASAETSLALLTPRERDVLAAMAGGLTNREIASSLGLGIGTVRVYLHTIFQKLQVSNRTQAVLKFLHPG; encoded by the coding sequence GTGCTGATCCTCACCAGCCAGGAGGACGGCTGCTGGGTGCAGCGGCTCTGGGAGGCCGGCGCCAGCGGCTACCTGCACAAGGCCGAGGCCCTGACGCGGCTGGAGACGGCCCTGGCCAGCCTGGAGCAGGGGGCCAGCTGGTGGGACCGCTCCGCCACCCAGGCCCTCCGCAGCCGCGAGACCCCGGTGGACAGCGCCTCCGCTGAGACGTCCCTGGCCCTGTTGACCCCAAGGGAGCGGGACGTGCTGGCCGCCATGGCCGGCGGACTCACCAACCGGGAGATCGCCTCCAGCCTCGGCCTGGGCATAGGCACGGTGAGGGTCTACCTGCACACCATCTTTCAGAAGTTGCAGGTCAGCAACCGCACCCAGGCGGTGCTGAAGTTTCTTCATCCGGGCTGA
- a CDS encoding bifunctional 2-polyprenyl-6-hydroxyphenol methylase/3-demethylubiquinol 3-O-methyltransferase UbiG — protein sequence MFLPDDAAPVQNSVQNSVQDSGRTPQMLDLEEQILASWVVNAAAWTRAVRRGEVLSRERVTNGAILEAITAAAPRTLLDLGCGEGWLSHHCARQGIEVLGTDAVAEFTSIAAESAPPGARFQTLTYQQIGAGGLDKRFDGVVANFSLLGDGSLDEVFRALPKLLTPGGCVLVQTLHPLMVCADHPYEDGWREGSWAGFSPAFRAPAPWYFRTMESWMRLFRRHDLIVKDVREPVDPLSGQPASMIFQAIHASTQNAA from the coding sequence ATGTTCCTCCCCGATGATGCGGCTCCCGTTCAGAACTCCGTTCAGAACTCCGTCCAGGACTCCGGCCGGACCCCTCAAATGCTGGACCTGGAGGAGCAGATCCTGGCCTCCTGGGTCGTCAACGCCGCCGCCTGGACCCGGGCCGTCCGCCGCGGTGAGGTGCTCAGCCGCGAACGGGTGACCAATGGCGCGATCCTGGAAGCGATCACCGCTGCCGCCCCACGCACCCTGCTGGATCTGGGCTGCGGCGAAGGCTGGTTGAGCCATCATTGCGCCCGCCAGGGAATCGAGGTGCTCGGCACCGACGCCGTGGCCGAGTTCACCAGCATCGCCGCGGAAAGCGCCCCGCCCGGGGCCCGCTTTCAGACACTCACCTACCAGCAGATCGGCGCCGGCGGCCTGGACAAACGGTTCGATGGGGTGGTGGCCAACTTCTCCCTGCTGGGGGATGGCAGTCTGGACGAGGTGTTCCGGGCCCTGCCGAAGCTGCTCACCCCCGGTGGTTGTGTGCTGGTGCAGACCCTGCACCCCCTGATGGTCTGCGCCGACCACCCCTACGAAGACGGATGGCGCGAGGGCTCCTGGGCCGGCTTCTCCCCGGCCTTCCGGGCGCCGGCTCCCTGGTACTTCCGCACCATGGAATCCTGGATGCGGCTGTTCCGGCGCCACGACCTGATCGTCAAGGATGTGCGCGAACCCGTTGATCCCCTCAGCGGCCAGCCCGCCTCGATGATCTTTCAGGCGATCCACGCCAGCACCCAGAACGCCGCCTGA
- the ald gene encoding alanine dehydrogenase — protein sequence MPAPGPAPLASPMASIGVPTEIKRDEQRVALTPDGVHELVSQGMEVRVQEGAGLGAGISDDDYRASGARIVSCEEAWAAHLVVKVKEPQPQEFAFLRSDLVLFTYLHLAAYPEVGQALLEAGTTAVAYETVQLEDGSLPLLAPMSEVAGRLAAQVGAHLLEKPHGGRGVLIGGCTGVRPARVVVLGAGTVGWNAARIAAAMDAEVFLLDRSPHRLRGLEAARRGRMTGLVSSRSLIERLVPGADLLIGAVLLPGGRAPTLVGEELVQRMRPGSVIVDVAIDQGGCIATSRETTHTDPVVTIHGVQHYAVGNMPGAVPFTSTEALVSVTLPYILVMAGRGLLEAVTDRPELLSGLNTVDGAVCHPGVAKALGVAPRHPMACLR from the coding sequence ATGCCAGCTCCCGGCCCGGCACCCCTGGCGTCTCCGATGGCGAGCATCGGTGTGCCCACGGAAATCAAGCGCGACGAGCAGCGGGTGGCCCTCACCCCCGATGGCGTCCATGAGCTGGTGTCCCAGGGCATGGAGGTGCGCGTCCAGGAAGGGGCCGGCCTCGGGGCCGGCATCAGCGACGACGACTACCGCGCCTCCGGCGCCCGCATCGTCAGCTGTGAGGAGGCCTGGGCCGCCCACCTGGTGGTGAAGGTGAAAGAACCGCAGCCGCAGGAATTCGCCTTCCTGCGCAGCGACCTGGTGCTGTTCACCTACCTGCACCTGGCGGCCTACCCCGAAGTGGGCCAGGCCCTGCTGGAGGCGGGCACCACGGCGGTGGCCTACGAGACGGTGCAGCTTGAGGACGGCAGCCTGCCGCTGCTGGCGCCGATGAGCGAGGTGGCCGGCCGGCTGGCGGCCCAGGTGGGGGCCCACCTGCTGGAGAAGCCCCACGGGGGGCGTGGTGTGTTGATCGGGGGCTGCACGGGCGTGCGGCCAGCCCGGGTGGTGGTGCTGGGGGCCGGCACGGTGGGCTGGAACGCGGCCCGCATCGCCGCGGCGATGGATGCGGAGGTGTTCCTGCTGGATCGCTCGCCCCACCGCCTGCGGGGGCTGGAAGCCGCCCGCCGCGGCCGGATGACGGGCCTGGTCAGCAGCCGCAGCCTGATCGAGCGGCTGGTGCCGGGGGCCGACCTGTTGATCGGCGCCGTGCTCCTGCCGGGCGGCCGTGCCCCCACCCTGGTGGGGGAAGAACTGGTGCAGCGCATGCGGCCCGGCTCGGTGATCGTCGATGTGGCCATCGACCAGGGGGGCTGCATCGCCACCAGCCGTGAAACCACCCACACCGATCCGGTGGTGACCATTCATGGCGTGCAGCACTACGCCGTGGGCAACATGCCCGGCGCCGTGCCCTTCACCTCCACCGAAGCCCTGGTCAGCGTCACGCTGCCGTACATCCTGGTGATGGCGGGACGGGGCCTGCTGGAGGCGGTCACCGACCGGCCCGAACTGCTCTCCGGGCTGAACACCGTGGATGGGGCGGTGTGCCATCCCGGCGTGGCCAAGGCTCTTGGGGTGGCACCCCGCCATCCGATGGCCTGCCTGCGCTGA